A single genomic interval of uncultured Cohaesibacter sp. harbors:
- a CDS encoding glycosyltransferase, with amino-acid sequence MTEKTPEISVVLPVYNGEKYIEAALNSILEQDFTDFELLAINDGSVDGTQVILERLAAQDDRVRILARDNDGLVSALNWGLEEARAPLIARMDADDISYPNRFSRQWQFLKDNPDVGLVFAQMNKVDAQGKSIGKVTNTRTAPQDVAAALSKGNCLPHHPTVMARRSEMLGAGGYRDVFKGAEDLDLWYRMSKRTKLAGLADVLLDYRLHEGQVTQTSIVRQRFSQDLIILIARELEAGRDDPSKGWDCVPSFDWTATSPQLRAAPENMVALFRYYHLIDRILTHKGIKDLASEDLDALIDGLKSKSFFGSAKVRQVLAHHIVQEAKRRGLRGLALKAMLFALKTNPSRALRYGFKPF; translated from the coding sequence ATGACGGAAAAAACACCCGAAATCTCAGTCGTCTTGCCGGTATATAATGGCGAAAAATATATCGAGGCAGCTCTTAACAGTATATTGGAGCAGGATTTTACCGACTTCGAACTGCTGGCCATCAATGACGGATCAGTTGATGGAACGCAGGTGATATTGGAGCGGCTTGCCGCGCAGGACGATCGTGTCCGTATTCTTGCTCGCGACAATGACGGGCTTGTTTCTGCCCTCAATTGGGGGCTTGAGGAAGCGCGTGCGCCGCTGATCGCCAGAATGGATGCCGACGACATTTCCTATCCCAATCGCTTTTCCCGGCAGTGGCAGTTTCTCAAAGACAATCCCGATGTCGGGCTGGTTTTTGCCCAGATGAACAAGGTCGATGCGCAAGGCAAGTCGATTGGCAAAGTGACCAATACGCGCACTGCACCGCAAGATGTGGCCGCAGCGCTAAGTAAGGGGAATTGTCTGCCCCACCATCCCACAGTGATGGCCAGACGCTCCGAGATGTTGGGTGCCGGCGGCTATCGGGATGTCTTCAAGGGCGCAGAGGATCTGGATCTCTGGTATCGCATGAGCAAGAGAACCAAATTGGCCGGCTTGGCAGATGTACTTCTGGATTACCGGCTGCATGAGGGGCAGGTCACCCAGACATCCATCGTGCGGCAACGCTTCTCTCAGGATCTGATTATTCTCATTGCCAGAGAATTGGAAGCCGGTCGGGATGATCCTTCAAAAGGGTGGGATTGTGTGCCTTCGTTTGACTGGACTGCAACGTCGCCCCAGCTTCGGGCTGCGCCAGAGAATATGGTGGCGCTTTTTCGCTACTACCATCTGATTGACCGTATTTTGACGCACAAGGGCATTAAGGACCTCGCGTCAGAGGATCTTGATGCGCTGATTGATGGATTAAAGAGCAAGTCTTTCTTTGGGAGCGCCAAGGTGCGGCAGGTGCTCGCCCATCACATCGTGCAGGAAGCCAAACGGCGCGGCCTGCGCGGACTGGCACTGAAAGCGATGCTTTTCGCGCTCAAGACCAACCCATCCCGTGCCCTTCGCTATGGCTTCAAGCCATTCTGA
- a CDS encoding GDP-L-fucose synthase, with protein sequence MTKKTLLLTGGSGMVGCNILEHPTASAWHILAPGSKELDLTDAGSVDAYVAEHKPDLVIHAAGQVGGIQANMAHPVAFLERNMAIGRNIIMAAHKAGVKNFLNLASTCMYPRAAENPLREDMILMGELEPTNEGYALAKIMATRLCQYIRREDASANYKTIIPCNLFGRHDKFDPKHSHLLPAIIHKVHMAKEKGEKTVEIWGDGTARREFMYAGDLADAVMKAAGDIEALPELMNCGLGHDHEINTYYQSVADVIGWDGEFTHDLSRPVGMKQKLCATDRQTEWGWSASTSLVDGIRATYDFYLNEATK encoded by the coding sequence ATGACAAAGAAAACACTGCTCCTTACCGGAGGCTCCGGTATGGTCGGGTGCAATATTCTCGAGCATCCGACAGCCAGCGCTTGGCATATTCTTGCTCCGGGGTCCAAGGAACTTGATTTGACGGACGCCGGGTCTGTCGATGCCTATGTTGCTGAGCACAAGCCGGACCTCGTGATCCATGCTGCAGGACAGGTGGGTGGCATTCAGGCCAATATGGCCCATCCTGTGGCATTTCTGGAACGCAACATGGCCATCGGCCGCAATATTATCATGGCGGCACACAAGGCGGGTGTGAAGAATTTCCTCAATTTGGCCTCGACCTGCATGTATCCGCGGGCGGCGGAAAATCCGTTGCGCGAAGACATGATCCTCATGGGCGAGTTGGAGCCGACCAACGAAGGCTACGCCCTTGCCAAGATCATGGCGACCCGCCTTTGCCAATATATTCGCCGCGAAGACGCAAGCGCGAATTACAAGACCATCATTCCATGCAATCTCTTCGGGCGTCATGACAAATTTGATCCCAAGCATTCCCATCTTCTGCCCGCTATCATTCACAAGGTGCATATGGCCAAGGAAAAGGGTGAGAAGACGGTTGAAATCTGGGGCGATGGTACGGCACGACGTGAATTCATGTATGCCGGTGACCTTGCTGATGCCGTCATGAAGGCGGCAGGTGACATCGAGGCCTTGCCCGAGCTGATGAATTGCGGGCTTGGTCATGATCACGAAATCAATACCTATTATCAGAGTGTTGCCGATGTCATCGGTTGGGATGGAGAATTTACTCACGATCTGTCCCGCCCCGTGGGCATGAAACAGAAGCTCTGCGCAACGGATCGTCAAACCGAATGGGGCTGGTCGGCCTCAACATCGCTGGTTGATGGCATCCGTGCGACTTATGATTTTTATCTCAATGAGGCTACGAAATGA
- the gmd gene encoding GDP-mannose 4,6-dehydratase, with amino-acid sequence MTKRALITGVTGQDGSYLAEFLLEKGYEVHGIKRRASSFNTQRIDHIFEDPHTDNVRFKLHYGDLTDSSNLTRILQEVKPDEVYNLAAQSHVAVSFESPEYTADVDATGALRLLEAIRFLGLEEKTRFYQASTSELYGLVQEIPQTETTPFHPRSPYAVAKLYAYWITVNYREAYGMYACNGILFNHESSRRGETFVTRKITRGLANIAQGLEPCLYMGNIDALRDWGHAKDYVRMQWMMLQQDEPDDFVIATGVQYSVRQFIEWSAAELGITIRFEGEGLKEVGIVEAISGEDAPALKVGDVIVRIDPRYFRPAEVETLLGNPAKAKEKLGWEPVITVQEMCSEMVANDLKNARRARLLREHGLELPVSTES; translated from the coding sequence ATGACAAAACGGGCGCTTATCACCGGTGTCACTGGGCAGGACGGCTCATATCTGGCCGAATTCCTGCTTGAAAAAGGCTATGAGGTGCATGGTATCAAACGCCGCGCATCCTCTTTCAACACCCAGCGTATTGATCATATTTTTGAGGATCCGCATACCGATAATGTGCGTTTCAAGCTGCATTATGGTGACCTGACCGATAGCTCGAACCTGACCCGTATTTTGCAGGAAGTGAAGCCGGACGAGGTTTATAACCTTGCGGCGCAAAGCCATGTGGCCGTGAGTTTCGAGAGCCCTGAATATACGGCTGATGTGGACGCAACCGGCGCCTTGCGGCTGCTTGAAGCCATCCGCTTCCTTGGGCTTGAGGAGAAGACGCGCTTTTATCAGGCATCCACCTCCGAGCTTTATGGCCTTGTTCAGGAAATCCCCCAGACCGAGACCACGCCATTTCATCCGCGCTCTCCTTATGCGGTCGCCAAGCTTTATGCCTATTGGATCACTGTCAACTATCGTGAGGCCTATGGCATGTATGCCTGCAACGGCATCCTGTTCAACCATGAATCCTCGCGTCGTGGAGAAACCTTCGTCACCCGCAAGATTACCCGTGGCCTTGCCAACATCGCGCAAGGGCTGGAGCCTTGTCTTTATATGGGCAATATCGATGCTCTGAGGGATTGGGGACATGCCAAGGACTATGTCCGGATGCAATGGATGATGCTGCAGCAGGATGAGCCGGATGATTTTGTCATCGCGACCGGTGTGCAATATTCCGTGCGCCAGTTCATCGAATGGTCTGCTGCCGAACTAGGCATTACTATTCGCTTCGAAGGTGAGGGGCTCAAAGAGGTTGGTATCGTGGAGGCCATCTCTGGCGAGGACGCGCCTGCGCTCAAGGTCGGGGATGTGATCGTTCGGATCGATCCGCGCTATTTCCGCCCGGCTGAAGTGGAAACCCTTTTGGGTAATCCGGCCAAGGCCAAGGAAAAGCTGGGCTGGGAGCCGGTCATTACCGTGCAGGAAATGTGTTCTGAAATGGTCGCCAATGATCTCAAGAATGCCCGCCGTGCGCGGCTCTTGCGAGAGCATGGGCTGGAGCTGCCTGTGAGCACGGAAAGCTGA
- a CDS encoding alpha-1,2-fucosyltransferase translates to MQATSNSPELDKIIVTKLQGGLGNILFQYLAGLALAHKHDCPLYCAQDGGIMHQSGLELVGIKPDYIELPDALMRRSRRKKDRRLGDHFRTMLGLWPLKPVTEPHFHYWSGFGDLPKGILLSGYWQSPRYFAPLVDQLAEIIKLQPILETCDPALVSQLTGFNTVSVHIRRGDFLKNPEALAVHGIVEADYYDRAREQLERDHKPDLYCIFSDAPEAAKDMLSHWDRTLFIEGNNQQQDLALMSCCRHNIIANSSFSWWGAMLNQSGDKQVLAPKNWFTPEALKRRSVADLFPEGWLTI, encoded by the coding sequence ATGCAAGCAACGTCTAACAGTCCGGAGCTGGACAAGATCATCGTAACGAAGCTGCAGGGCGGCTTGGGGAATATCCTGTTTCAATATCTGGCCGGTCTGGCCCTGGCGCACAAGCATGATTGCCCTTTGTACTGTGCGCAGGATGGCGGCATTATGCATCAGTCAGGGCTTGAGCTGGTGGGCATAAAGCCTGATTATATCGAGCTGCCCGATGCCCTGATGCGTCGTTCCCGCCGCAAGAAGGATCGCCGGTTGGGCGATCACTTCAGAACGATGCTGGGTCTGTGGCCTTTAAAGCCGGTAACCGAGCCGCATTTTCACTATTGGTCGGGCTTTGGAGACCTGCCGAAGGGTATTCTGTTGTCAGGCTATTGGCAGAGCCCGCGCTATTTTGCCCCCCTTGTCGATCAGCTGGCCGAGATTATCAAGCTGCAGCCCATTCTTGAGACGTGTGATCCGGCTTTGGTTTCCCAATTAACAGGCTTTAACACGGTAAGTGTTCATATTCGCCGTGGGGATTTCTTGAAGAATCCCGAGGCTTTGGCCGTTCACGGCATTGTTGAAGCGGACTATTATGATCGGGCACGAGAGCAGTTGGAGCGGGATCACAAACCTGATCTTTATTGCATTTTTTCCGATGCCCCGGAGGCGGCAAAGGACATGCTGTCCCACTGGGATCGGACACTCTTCATTGAGGGCAACAACCAACAGCAGGATCTGGCACTGATGAGCTGTTGCCGTCACAATATTATTGCCAATAGCAGCTTCAGCTGGTGGGGGGCTATGCTCAACCAGAGTGGTGACAAGCAGGTTTTGGCTCCGAAAAACTGGTTCACGCCCGAGGCCTTGAAACGTCGATCTGTGGCAGATCTGTTCCCTGAGGGGTGGCTGACGATCTGA
- a CDS encoding DegT/DnrJ/EryC1/StrS family aminotransferase yields the protein MSVRFPLATSSWDQKELDAIQRVVASDRYSMGNEVADFEQRFADYFGSKYAVMVNSGSSANLLMTAALAFTKNPQYKLSRGDEIIVPAVSWSTTYYPLNQYGLHLKFVDIDLETLNYDLEALEAAISDKTRAIMVVNLLGNPNDFDEIKRIIGEREIVVIEDNCESMGATFGGKQAGTFGVMGSFSCFFSHHISTMEGGVVVTDDEELYHVMLVLRAHGWTRNLPKFNQVTGEKSDDPFEESFRFVLPGYNLRPLEMSGALGIEQLEKLPALIEGRRANAALVQAQLSDHPVFMIQKEIGAASWFGFSLVIRPEVEVARADLVKALVAAGFECRPIVAGNFARNEVMQYFDYSIHQDLKNADYIDKHGLFVGNHHYPIPEAVEALSQLMR from the coding sequence ATGAGTGTCCGTTTTCCGCTTGCCACCTCTTCCTGGGATCAGAAAGAGCTGGATGCCATTCAGCGCGTTGTTGCGTCAGATCGTTATTCCATGGGCAATGAAGTTGCTGACTTTGAGCAACGGTTTGCGGACTATTTCGGCTCGAAATATGCCGTCATGGTCAATTCGGGCTCTTCGGCCAATCTGTTGATGACCGCCGCTCTGGCCTTTACCAAAAATCCTCAATACAAGCTCTCCCGCGGCGACGAAATCATTGTGCCCGCCGTGAGCTGGTCAACGACCTATTATCCGCTCAATCAATATGGGCTGCATCTCAAGTTTGTCGATATCGATCTGGAAACCCTCAACTATGATCTTGAGGCGCTGGAAGCGGCCATCAGCGACAAGACCCGTGCGATCATGGTGGTCAACCTGCTTGGCAACCCCAATGATTTTGACGAGATCAAGCGGATCATTGGCGAACGGGAAATCGTCGTCATCGAGGATAATTGTGAATCGATGGGCGCAACGTTCGGTGGCAAACAGGCGGGTACCTTCGGTGTGATGGGCTCCTTCTCCTGTTTCTTCTCGCACCATATCTCTACCATGGAAGGTGGCGTGGTGGTGACCGATGATGAAGAGCTCTACCATGTCATGCTTGTGTTGCGAGCCCATGGCTGGACGCGGAATCTGCCCAAGTTCAATCAGGTGACGGGCGAGAAATCAGACGATCCCTTCGAGGAAAGCTTCCGGTTTGTCCTGCCTGGCTACAATTTGCGCCCGCTTGAAATGTCTGGCGCTCTGGGGATCGAGCAGTTGGAAAAACTGCCTGCTCTCATTGAGGGGCGACGGGCGAATGCGGCGCTGGTGCAAGCGCAGCTGTCTGACCATCCGGTCTTCATGATTCAGAAGGAAATCGGAGCTGCCAGCTGGTTTGGCTTCTCACTGGTGATACGCCCCGAGGTGGAGGTTGCACGTGCGGATCTGGTCAAGGCGCTCGTTGCGGCCGGATTTGAATGCCGTCCTATCGTCGCGGGCAATTTTGCCAGAAACGAAGTGATGCAATATTTTGATTATTCGATCCATCAGGATTTGAAGAATGCCGATTATATCGACAAGCATGGGCTGTTTGTCGGCAACCATCATTATCCTATTCCGGAGGCTGTTGAGGCCTTGTCGCAATTGATGCGCTAA
- a CDS encoding glycosyltransferase family 10, whose translation MTRTIVQLTSNNNLEFFFRQTPKGDGIWGDNQFDLVDGRHHADWLVAYDEPNKICETDLPKERRILFRTEPKSIKYYSADFLNQFGAVVSIDDNPSFEGQTILSQVALPWMYGLDFERTAEAYQWDALAADRAVPHKGELSVVCSTKNMNINQSRRIRFLSMLKEALGDRITLYGRGFRPIADKREAIDGYRYHLVLENNLLKDGWTEKLADPILGGIFPISAGSPNLGDYFNPEGFASIDITKPRQAVAKVLDILDRDLATKAGAAMRENKQRLMQQQNFFSLCSRVIETIETHQGNGDFQRLESAFSFCPNRVPKWKKLCSVPKPLRPMSRKMYLSLFERQ comes from the coding sequence TTGACCAGAACAATCGTCCAACTGACAAGCAATAACAATCTGGAGTTTTTCTTCCGCCAAACGCCGAAGGGCGATGGGATATGGGGAGACAATCAGTTCGATCTGGTCGATGGACGGCATCATGCCGATTGGCTCGTCGCCTATGATGAGCCCAACAAGATATGTGAAACAGATTTGCCCAAGGAGCGTCGGATTCTGTTTCGTACCGAACCCAAGAGTATCAAATATTATTCGGCAGACTTTCTGAACCAGTTTGGGGCGGTTGTCTCCATTGATGACAATCCGTCGTTTGAGGGACAGACGATCCTGTCTCAGGTGGCTTTACCCTGGATGTATGGTCTCGATTTTGAGCGGACCGCAGAGGCCTATCAATGGGACGCGCTGGCCGCCGATAGAGCCGTGCCGCATAAGGGCGAGCTGTCGGTCGTCTGTTCCACCAAGAATATGAATATCAACCAGAGCCGCCGCATCCGCTTTCTCTCTATGCTGAAAGAGGCGCTGGGCGACCGGATCACGCTGTATGGCCGTGGTTTTCGCCCCATCGCCGACAAGAGGGAGGCCATCGACGGCTATCGCTATCATCTGGTGCTGGAGAATAATCTGCTCAAAGATGGATGGACCGAAAAGCTGGCTGATCCCATTTTGGGCGGGATTTTTCCGATCAGTGCCGGGAGCCCCAATCTGGGTGATTATTTCAACCCGGAAGGCTTTGCCTCCATCGACATCACCAAGCCAAGGCAAGCGGTTGCGAAAGTCCTTGATATTCTTGATCGCGATCTTGCCACGAAGGCGGGCGCGGCGATGAGGGAGAACAAACAGCGCCTGATGCAGCAGCAGAATTTCTTCTCTCTATGCAGCCGGGTCATTGAGACCATTGAAACCCATCAGGGGAATGGAGATTTTCAGAGGCTGGAAAGTGCCTTTTCTTTCTGCCCCAATCGCGTGCCGAAATGGAAAAAGCTCTGCTCTGTGCCCAAGCCTTTGCGCCCAATGTCTCGCAAGATGTATCTCTCCCTCTTCGAAAGGCAGTAG
- a CDS encoding glycosyltransferase family 2 protein — MQNSNDKISLPVSAFIITLNEEDRIEKAILSVIDWVDEVIVVDSGSTDNTTAIAEALGAKVHFNAWPGYGRQKRFGEDLCRNDWLLNIDADEEVTPELRDRICSIFKIGPDVDIYKIEILDVFAHEDKPKKWAYGYWQYRLYNRNKGRFSESTVHDTVRPEKDATVKKLDEKIAHYSIRSVQWAVEKMNRYSDMQRDDIVAKGRHISRWRLVYEFPLSFLKSYILRRSYRYGFWGLVLAHNYAYSRFLRIAKIYEHQLLSDANKK; from the coding sequence ATGCAGAATTCAAATGACAAAATTTCCCTTCCCGTTTCAGCCTTCATCATTACGCTCAATGAAGAGGACCGGATAGAAAAGGCCATTCTCAGCGTTATCGATTGGGTGGATGAGGTAATCGTCGTCGATTCCGGCTCCACGGACAACACGACCGCGATTGCCGAGGCACTGGGCGCGAAGGTCCATTTCAATGCCTGGCCGGGCTATGGGCGGCAAAAGCGCTTCGGCGAAGATTTGTGTCGCAATGACTGGCTCTTGAACATTGATGCAGATGAAGAAGTCACCCCGGAACTGCGTGACAGAATTTGCTCCATTTTCAAGATCGGCCCGGATGTTGACATATACAAGATCGAGATCCTTGACGTCTTCGCCCATGAAGACAAGCCCAAGAAATGGGCTTACGGCTATTGGCAATACCGTCTCTATAACCGTAACAAGGGCCGTTTTTCCGAATCCACCGTGCATGACACGGTAAGGCCTGAGAAAGACGCAACGGTCAAGAAGCTCGACGAAAAGATCGCGCATTACTCCATTCGTTCGGTCCAGTGGGCCGTGGAGAAGATGAACCGCTATTCGGACATGCAGAGAGACGACATCGTCGCCAAGGGGCGCCATATCTCACGCTGGCGTCTGGTCTATGAATTTCCGCTGAGCTTCCTGAAAAGCTATATCCTGCGCCGCAGCTACCGCTATGGCTTCTGGGGGCTGGTGCTGGCTCACAATTATGCCTATTCACGCTTCTTGCGCATCGCCAAGATCTACGAGCATCAGCTCTTGAGTGACGCTAATAAGAAATAA
- a CDS encoding glycosyltransferase family 4 protein yields the protein MKVLNYLPRNMHFGPEKATSIDLCVHQQSVRSEHDILVVCDEIDKPFDDVALRMLKDGSRKQKLQQLQAIVAEFQPDLIVVQQHGPTAQNVAKLFRPIPVMLHRHNFEDGGKLSWFKKWRHQKRYEALQGLIFVSDTCRTSFLERYPAIKTPLHTVFNGIDCSLWHADADKKNEVLFIGRIEPQKNALPAAEAMAQFIAQRPDWSGCLVGAFSGSDEYVAKVKRAVAGCERLSLLDGLPHETIKQRLQEAKISLICSERESFCLVAIESFAAGAGVVSTANGALPETIGKAGIFLESLDVEEITACLMKMADEHAHFAALGAQQVQKFDLQQTVHCLDDVYRKTVG from the coding sequence ATGAAAGTTTTGAATTATTTGCCACGCAACATGCATTTTGGACCGGAAAAGGCGACGTCCATTGACCTGTGCGTTCATCAGCAAAGCGTGAGAAGCGAGCATGATATTCTGGTGGTTTGTGACGAAATCGATAAGCCCTTTGACGATGTGGCGCTGAGGATGCTCAAGGACGGCAGCCGGAAGCAAAAGTTGCAACAGCTGCAAGCCATCGTTGCCGAGTTTCAGCCAGACCTGATCGTGGTGCAACAGCACGGACCGACGGCGCAAAATGTTGCAAAGCTCTTTCGCCCCATTCCGGTTATGCTTCATCGGCATAATTTTGAAGATGGTGGCAAGCTGTCCTGGTTTAAGAAGTGGCGTCATCAGAAGCGCTATGAAGCCTTGCAGGGGCTAATCTTTGTATCAGACACGTGCCGGACGAGCTTTCTGGAGCGATATCCAGCCATCAAAACGCCGCTCCATACGGTCTTTAACGGGATCGACTGTTCGCTCTGGCATGCCGATGCAGACAAGAAAAACGAAGTCCTTTTTATCGGGCGCATCGAGCCACAGAAGAATGCGCTTCCAGCGGCTGAGGCGATGGCGCAATTCATAGCGCAGCGGCCTGATTGGTCGGGCTGTCTGGTCGGCGCGTTTAGCGGGTCTGATGAATATGTGGCCAAAGTGAAGCGGGCCGTTGCGGGGTGTGAGCGTCTTTCGTTGCTGGATGGATTGCCTCATGAAACCATAAAGCAACGTTTGCAAGAGGCAAAAATATCGCTTATCTGCTCGGAGCGGGAAAGCTTTTGCCTTGTCGCCATTGAATCCTTCGCTGCCGGGGCCGGGGTTGTTTCCACGGCGAATGGGGCCTTGCCAGAAACCATCGGTAAGGCAGGTATCTTCCTTGAAAGTCTCGATGTGGAGGAGATTACTGCTTGTTTGATGAAAATGGCCGACGAGCACGCGCATTTTGCGGCTCTAGGGGCTCAACAGGTCCAGAAATTCGACTTGCAGCAAACCGTCCATTGTCTGGACGATGTCTATAGAAAAACTGTCGGATAA
- a CDS encoding pectinesterase family protein gives MTDKSIASTPTRPQMTKDMADLYRPELVLSHDGAPLDGLTSAADWDPICPALHGYARTLKPDYRVDPGDMSKPDCFASIQQAISHAISEAKSKGLTKRIFIEIAPGTYNELVYIPALEIDGQKVPITLYGSAEDARKTIISVDIDQGLTADAYTMRFGSAFLNTEESIRAMFDEVSARGDFDIGTTNSCVMRVRNDGFEALNLTIENSYNEGRITPDIIDRADVTRNEKGQLSHGQHQAVAVLVDAADRVMFENVRLLGDQDTLYFKTNEPRVTVKSYYKNCTIEGDVDFIFGNSTAFFDHCEIRSKGARTADSYVAAPSTNIHIPYGIVFWDCSFTHDDSEAARLGHFYLGRQWFERVRATPYGISPVKGYRCTLGELSHYEEPTGTIALKTLEAVGKVAVLHSRIGAHINPCAPWTDWNGGDFDKDGTYHPAPWAPRFRPVQYGIEDFNRTLSSWLEAEGLSYPNEETPLPFIAEYGNS, from the coding sequence ATGACAGACAAGTCCATCGCCAGTACGCCGACCCGCCCACAGATGACAAAAGACATGGCGGATCTCTACCGCCCTGAGCTGGTGCTCAGCCATGACGGCGCCCCTCTGGATGGCCTCACATCAGCCGCAGACTGGGACCCGATTTGTCCTGCCCTTCACGGCTACGCCCGCACTCTTAAACCCGATTATCGCGTTGATCCGGGCGACATGAGCAAGCCGGATTGCTTTGCCTCCATCCAGCAGGCCATCAGCCACGCCATTTCCGAGGCCAAAAGCAAAGGGCTGACAAAGCGCATCTTTATCGAAATCGCGCCGGGCACCTATAACGAGCTGGTCTATATCCCAGCGCTAGAAATCGACGGGCAGAAGGTGCCGATCACACTCTATGGCAGCGCCGAGGATGCACGCAAAACCATCATCTCGGTGGATATCGATCAGGGCCTTACCGCCGACGCTTACACCATGCGATTCGGCTCGGCTTTCCTTAACACCGAGGAGAGCATCAGGGCGATGTTCGATGAGGTTTCCGCTCGGGGTGATTTTGACATCGGCACCACCAATTCCTGCGTCATGCGCGTGCGCAACGACGGATTTGAAGCACTCAATCTCACAATCGAGAACAGCTATAACGAAGGCCGCATCACACCGGATATCATCGACAGGGCAGATGTAACCCGCAACGAAAAGGGCCAGCTGTCTCACGGGCAGCATCAGGCGGTTGCCGTGCTCGTGGATGCAGCTGATCGTGTGATGTTTGAGAATGTCCGCCTGCTGGGCGATCAGGATACGCTCTATTTCAAGACCAACGAACCGCGCGTCACAGTCAAATCCTATTATAAAAACTGCACCATCGAGGGCGATGTCGATTTCATCTTTGGCAACAGCACCGCCTTTTTCGACCATTGCGAAATCCGCTCGAAAGGAGCGCGCACAGCGGACAGCTATGTCGCAGCTCCCAGCACCAACATCCATATTCCCTATGGCATTGTCTTCTGGGATTGCAGCTTCACCCATGATGACAGCGAAGCCGCAAGGCTTGGACACTTCTATCTTGGCCGGCAATGGTTCGAGCGCGTGCGCGCAACCCCTTATGGCATCTCCCCCGTTAAGGGCTATCGCTGCACGCTGGGCGAGCTATCCCATTATGAAGAACCCACTGGCACCATAGCGCTCAAGACGCTGGAAGCCGTCGGCAAAGTTGCAGTTCTGCATAGCCGAATTGGCGCGCATATCAATCCTTGCGCTCCATGGACAGACTGGAACGGCGGAGATTTCGATAAAGACGGCACCTATCATCCGGCGCCTTGGGCTCCGCGCTTCCGTCCTGTGCAATATGGCATAGAGGATTTCAACCGCACTCTGTCAAGCTGGCTGGAAGCTGAGGGGCTTTCCTATCCCAACGAGGAAACACCCCTGCCCTTCATTGCCGAATATGGCAACAGCTAG
- a CDS encoding HlyD family efflux transporter periplasmic adaptor subunit: MARKRSRSYFAITATVLVVAALAYAFWPRPTSVDMGEAKMGAMQLTVNEEGFTRVHDAYVVSSPVAGRLLRVEVEPGDPVVKGETVIAQMRPSSPAMLDIRTREQARASVTAAEATLRVARADLNKAKSDLDLASQELDRTRRLAETDTASKAALDRAEAEYRAASATKDNAEAVIAVREAELDNARARLIGFEEDAAGASSDNSAPVPLTAPTTGTVLRVIQKSETTLSAGTDIMEIGNIDHDLEVVVELLSTDAVQVSPGDRVMIADWGGNSELEGTVERVEPWGYTKYSSLGVEEQRVKAIIRFTSPKSEREKLGHGYRVEVKIVIWSDDNTLLIPSNALFRDGETWAVFRVVDKTAYQTRVKVGKDNGISAQILDGLSAGDQIVLYPSAGLADSAKVVRRMVQ, translated from the coding sequence ATGGCCAGAAAAAGATCCCGGTCCTATTTCGCCATCACGGCAACGGTTCTCGTTGTGGCTGCTCTGGCCTATGCCTTCTGGCCGCGGCCCACGTCTGTCGATATGGGCGAAGCGAAGATGGGGGCCATGCAGCTCACCGTCAATGAAGAAGGCTTCACCCGCGTTCATGATGCCTATGTGGTATCCAGCCCTGTTGCCGGGCGGCTACTGCGTGTGGAAGTGGAGCCCGGAGACCCTGTGGTCAAGGGAGAGACTGTCATCGCCCAGATGCGACCCTCCAGCCCAGCCATGCTGGACATCAGAACCCGCGAACAGGCCCGCGCATCTGTAACCGCAGCAGAAGCCACCCTGCGGGTAGCAAGAGCCGACCTCAACAAGGCCAAATCCGATCTGGACCTTGCCAGCCAGGAGCTTGACCGCACACGCAGGCTTGCCGAAACAGACACAGCCAGCAAGGCCGCACTGGATCGCGCTGAGGCGGAGTATCGCGCAGCCAGCGCAACCAAGGACAATGCAGAAGCGGTGATCGCCGTAAGAGAAGCAGAACTCGACAATGCCCGCGCTCGCCTGATCGGCTTTGAAGAGGACGCCGCAGGCGCATCCAGCGACAACTCCGCCCCTGTCCCCCTGACAGCGCCGACCACCGGAACCGTGTTGCGCGTGATCCAGAAGAGCGAGACCACGCTCTCTGCGGGCACCGACATCATGGAAATCGGCAATATCGATCATGATCTGGAAGTCGTTGTGGAATTGCTCTCCACCGATGCCGTACAGGTCAGCCCGGGAGACCGCGTCATGATCGCAGATTGGGGTGGCAACAGCGAACTGGAAGGCACCGTGGAGCGGGTCGAGCCATGGGGTTACACCAAATATTCCTCCCTCGGAGTGGAAGAACAGCGCGTCAAGGCGATCATCCGCTTCACCAGCCCCAAAAGCGAACGCGAGAAGCTCGGGCATGGCTATCGGGTGGAAGTAAAAATCGTGATCTGGTCCGATGATAATACCCTGCTCATTCCATCCAATGCTCTCTTCAGGGATGGCGAAACATGGGCGGTCTTCAGGGTCGTGGACAAAACTGCATATCAAACCCGTGTAAAGGTCGGAAAAGACAATGGCATTTCAGCGCAAATTCTTGATGGTCTAAGCGCAGGAGACCAGATCGTCCTCTATCCTTCCGCAGGCCTTGCAGATAGCGCGAAGGTGGTGCGCAGAATGGTGCAGTAA